In the genome of Suncus etruscus isolate mSunEtr1 chromosome 3, mSunEtr1.pri.cur, whole genome shotgun sequence, the window CATCGGACATAAAATActagtttgctttttaaaaaattgttgctTGGCGTTATCTACAGGAGTCTCGTGAAAGCAATTCAAGGATAACATTCTGCAGCTCTTTGGGTATTGGAGGATCTCCTCAGAGAAGTTCACAAAGGACAGAGGGAACTATTCAAGTCATCAATTCCAAAGGGGCATTTCTCCTGcgttctccttctccctcctttctttcctcctttgctCCCTCTTGCCCTAAATGCCATCTTTTGCCAGTTCCCCGTCTTCCATCCCTGTGGCAGGAGGCCAAGAAGTCATGAAGAGTTTCTCTTTGTAAACTGCTTCTGCACTGCCAGAGGTGACTCTGCCTTGGCCACGAGTGGCTCTTGGCTAGCATCGCCCTGCGGGTCCTGCTCTGCAGCGGGGGCGACGGTGGCTTCGCAGTCTAGACTCTTCCTGGCCACGACAGCCACCACCGACTCCAAGGAGGTGCCAGCCTCCCGCAGAGGGGTGTAGCCCTTATTGCTGCGGCTGGGGTCGTCGGACTGAGAGCTCGgcgagtcacacctggctggagGTGCGTCCTCCAGCCGCAAGGAGAGCTTGGGCGAGACGGCGCCGGCCAGCAGGGGGGCGTTCGAGTCTAGGCGGCCCGGAGAGGCCGGTGCCCGGTAGTCCGGGATCCCGCTGGTGCTGCTCCGCCGCAGGGCCGCGTACCTGCCGGTCCTGGGCAAGCGGCCACCCTGCCCTCTGGCGGTGTGCGCCTCCGCTGCGCTCTCGGGTTCCTCCGGCTCTCCCGGAGCCCAGCGCGCTGCTGCAGCCCCTGCGCCCGGGAGATCCGTCAGGTCCAGGTCGAACTCGCCCCGGGGGATCTCCCGGGAGCCGCGCTCCCTCGGTGGTGGCCTCTGCCAGCTGCAGCTCGCGCCCTCCACGTCCCCCCCGTCACGGTCCCCTGGCAAGGGCAGCAGCGCGAAGGCGCTCAGCGAGGAGCCCACGAGGGAGCTGGCAGTGCTCGCGGCCGGACTGCAGGGCGccgggctgctgctgctgctggcggCCACGGTCCGGCGACGCTCCGCCGCCACCGAGCGCTCACGGTAGATGCTGTACACGGCCTCCGCCAGGCTCGGGGGCTCCCGCGGGCAGCGCGGCGACGAGGAGCGCTCCGGGGGGGACGTGGCATCGCCAGCCCCGCCGA includes:
- the TMEM200C gene encoding LOW QUALITY PROTEIN: transmembrane protein 200C (The sequence of the model RefSeq protein was modified relative to this genomic sequence to represent the inferred CDS: inserted 1 base in 1 codon); this encodes MIATGGLLRISARKQDPLRPQSQAPKRKRKAKKRRKNDVVVVKGKLKLCSISGLIALCGILVLLVGIALAVVGYWPKANGAHREGGKQLPSAGNGHHHHHHHHVPTTTSSGSKNRSRSHLGSPEGINASSLGTLRVPPPAKASPPSSTASASTSTSVGFFVRIFSGYLHSDKLKVFGPLIMGIGIFLFICANAVLHENRDKKTKIINLRDLYSTVIDVHSLRAKDLAAAAAAAAAAAASSPPVPTPAPPGAPPLNGFLHYVQARGLELPPGSCGGAGAALTAKGSWPHPAALGGALGGAGDATSPPERSSSPRCPREPPSLAEAVYSIYRERSVAAERRRTVAASSSSSPAPCSPAASTASSLVGSSLSAFALLPLPGDRDGGDVEGASCSWQRPPPRERGSREIPRGEFDLDLTDLPGAGAAAARWAPGEPEEPESAAEAHTARGQGGRLPRTGRYAALRRSSTSGIPDYRAPASPGRLDSNAPLLAGAVSPKLSLRLEDAPPARCDSPSSQSDDPSRSNKGYTPLREAGTSLESVVAVVARKSLDCEATVAPAAEQDPQGDASQEPLVAKAESPLAVQKQFXKEKLFMTSWPPATGMEDGELAKDGI